A section of the Rossellomorea marisflavi genome encodes:
- a CDS encoding 2'-5' RNA ligase family protein has translation MYWVVALFDEETEQKVMDIWQELCDQSISYYVNKVKDGKPHLTLASYEQLDKETFISKLETYCEGKEEVALTFNTVGSFLNHDTVFLSPVITTDLLKLHGAYHQAFAHYKEASNELYEPEQWIPHCTLANQPVTGNLSDVFGYCQKHVEPISGTIDRIAIIEKVGEENGKLVAPVIYTKRLSKSGVSNR, from the coding sequence ATGTATTGGGTTGTGGCATTATTTGATGAAGAGACTGAACAAAAGGTGATGGATATCTGGCAGGAGCTCTGTGATCAATCCATCTCGTATTATGTGAATAAAGTCAAGGATGGGAAGCCCCATCTCACTCTCGCAAGTTATGAGCAATTGGACAAGGAGACGTTTATTTCAAAGCTTGAAACCTACTGTGAAGGGAAGGAAGAGGTAGCCCTCACCTTCAATACCGTGGGGTCGTTCCTGAATCACGACACGGTCTTCCTTTCTCCGGTCATCACTACCGATCTATTGAAGCTGCATGGAGCCTATCACCAAGCGTTTGCCCACTACAAAGAGGCTTCCAACGAGCTATACGAGCCTGAACAGTGGATCCCCCATTGCACATTGGCCAACCAGCCGGTTACAGGAAACCTATCCGACGTGTTCGGTTATTGCCAGAAGCATGTAGAGCCGATTTCAGGCACCATTGATCGGATTGCCATAATTGAGAAAGTCGGTGAAGAAAATGGGAAGCTCGTGGCTCCTGTGATTTATACAAAAAGATTATCCAAGAGTGGGGTGTCGAACAGATGA
- a CDS encoding M3 family metallopeptidase yields MSKKILTLQEIYSRCYEYLELAVCITWKDKKYPMGKQLDGKAEELMGRYKQIESEVKRECRQLADDEWSRLADSEELVSLKPVLSTWRLPSPGSHELEADGLHAWAELYGMASEQVKPRWKGKEIPLGEAVRLVYYSNDRPSRVEFFKEWTKEWEKVSHWCAKALNHISGFRISRGEDPVQSAYETNRITQQSVNDMWASVLERKEMFNEFLQYKLVLQREKDLHWTDQFAPLPLQTEFGTIPYEEAKILIGNLIGAFSEDAGRFVQHAFNHKWVDAAPSRHKVVSAFCAHFPNARQTRVMMSYEGDLQSVSVLAHELGHAYHYHLLEDHPMFLQDCPQAFTEIASTLFESILIEEAVKSASPMEKMHLLDQQISRDIGTILNSYVRHRFEEKLYENRRMGEVDARRMNTWMAEAQEHVFGPDMKTLDPTFWASLRHFYITRKPFGHFPYTVAHLLSTGIYHQLKEAEDKEKRLMEMLKDTASLTVEEFMQKHLSSGCVWEAALDRIQGNIDTFIALSSRQLKPNQ; encoded by the coding sequence TTGTCCAAAAAAATTTTGACCCTTCAAGAGATTTATTCGAGATGCTATGAATATCTTGAACTGGCAGTGTGCATCACCTGGAAAGATAAGAAATATCCGATGGGTAAACAGTTGGACGGGAAGGCAGAAGAGCTGATGGGGCGCTATAAACAGATCGAGTCAGAGGTGAAGCGGGAATGTCGTCAGTTAGCGGATGACGAGTGGAGTCGACTGGCCGATTCCGAGGAGTTGGTTTCCCTCAAGCCTGTACTGTCCACCTGGCGTCTGCCCTCTCCTGGGAGCCATGAGCTCGAAGCGGACGGTCTCCATGCATGGGCTGAGCTATACGGAATGGCTTCGGAACAAGTGAAACCCAGATGGAAAGGCAAAGAGATTCCCCTCGGTGAAGCAGTAAGGCTTGTCTATTATTCGAACGATCGGCCATCGAGGGTCGAATTCTTCAAGGAATGGACCAAGGAGTGGGAGAAAGTCAGTCATTGGTGTGCCAAGGCATTGAATCACATCTCTGGATTCCGGATCAGCAGGGGCGAGGATCCCGTTCAGTCGGCCTATGAAACAAACCGGATCACGCAACAGTCCGTCAATGATATGTGGGCCTCTGTCCTTGAGCGGAAGGAGATGTTCAACGAGTTCCTCCAGTATAAGCTGGTTCTTCAACGGGAGAAGGATCTGCACTGGACGGATCAATTCGCCCCACTCCCTTTGCAGACGGAATTTGGGACCATCCCTTATGAGGAAGCTAAGATCTTGATCGGAAATCTCATCGGAGCTTTTTCGGAGGATGCCGGTCGGTTTGTCCAGCATGCGTTCAACCATAAGTGGGTCGATGCAGCGCCGTCCCGTCACAAGGTAGTCAGTGCTTTTTGCGCACACTTTCCCAATGCGCGGCAGACGAGGGTCATGATGAGCTATGAAGGCGACCTTCAGAGTGTGAGTGTGTTAGCCCATGAGCTTGGCCACGCCTACCATTATCATCTTCTGGAGGACCATCCCATGTTTCTGCAGGATTGTCCACAAGCATTCACGGAAATTGCCTCGACTTTGTTCGAATCTATTCTTATAGAGGAAGCCGTGAAATCTGCTTCTCCCATGGAAAAAATGCATCTTCTTGATCAGCAGATCAGCCGGGATATCGGCACCATCCTCAATAGCTATGTCCGTCATCGATTCGAGGAAAAGCTTTACGAAAACCGCCGAATGGGTGAAGTCGATGCACGCAGGATGAACACGTGGATGGCCGAGGCACAAGAACACGTATTTGGACCGGATATGAAGACTCTTGATCCGACCTTCTGGGCATCACTTCGCCATTTTTATATCACACGGAAACCGTTCGGCCACTTCCCATATACGGTGGCCCACCTGCTCAGTACGGGGATTTATCATCAGTTAAAAGAGGCAGAAGATAAGGAGAAACGCTTAATGGAGATGTTGAAGGACACTGCATCACTGACGGTCGAGGAGTTTATGCAGAAACATCTGTCCAGCGGATGCGTATGGGAGGCGGCCCTGGATCGAATTCAGGGAAATATAGATACATTCATCGCACTTTCTTCCCGCCAGCTGAAACCAAATCAGTGA